A stretch of DNA from Malus sylvestris chromosome 9, drMalSylv7.2, whole genome shotgun sequence:
TCCAAGTGGGGAAATGTTATATATTTTCTCCAGTTTCAAACGTGTTTGACTCAAGCTATACATATGAATAACATACTCATTCAATCTAAACACATTTCATATCCTAACAACACAAAAAAATATCTGAATATACAGAGATGTACACAAGTTACATCAACTAAGTATGTCAGAGGAAAAATGAGCAATGAATAACCTGGTAAACAATCACTCCAGCGTAAGCACCAAGAAAGATACCAGCCACAATTGACGCCAACACTGCCCCAACAACAGCCAATGGCCAGACTAGGATAGCAAGACCCGCAAATGGAACACATATTGTTTCCAAGAAAGGGCCTTCTCGACCTATAAGGTCATGAAACAAACGGTGCCACCCCTTGAAGAGCATGTATGGGCATTTGCATATGGCAATAAATGAGATCACTGGCATATCAACCAAGAAACCAAGGACTGCTAATATAACAGCCCCAGGAAGATATAGCACCCTGCAAGAAAGTTGAAAAAGTTCCTGGTCAGACGAAAAGAATGATCATGATGGATAGGTCTAACAAAAAGATAAACAGCTGGACCACAATAGCAAAAACAGATGAAACTGAAGTAATAAGGACACTTATCATATATTACTCCTTCATCATTAACTTGTCTGATTGATATTCTAATAGAAACACAAATAAGAAAGCAGTAGATTTTGAGAGGCAGAGCAAAACAACATACCTAATCTCATAATATTTTGCGCCCGGGGGACCTTCTTGTTGCAGGTCATCCATAAGTGAGAAGTAAGTGTAGTAAAAAAAATCCCTGGTATCCCTCACAATATTGAAGCACCTTTTGACAGTGCTCCAAGTTCCATCCTGAAACATGTTGTGAAAGATAAATCTCTGTTATGGAGGCAACAGGAGAAGAATGATTGGCAAGGAACAAGAACAACATAATTATGATACAACATAAAAATTGAAGACATACATAAAAGCAGTGGTACAGTTTATCGGTCTTCCCTTCTCCAACAGCTTCAAAAGTTCTCATTATtggtgaaaaaaagccaaatGCTGCTCCACCCAAAATACTACCAACAATCCCAACCACTGGCCACAAGATCAAGACGATAGGTAGTACACATAAGCAGTTAACAATCTTCAGAACTGGCCCTAATCTCTTGGACCTGAAAAATATATATGCAGATATATAAAAAGAAGAATCATGAGGAAGGTATTCTTATGGTTTTGCGGCTTTAAACACAACATGAGAACGAGATTTGAGAGAGATAACTAATGAAACATAGAAATTTGAAGATAGAGGCCAAGGAACACACCTCAAAACGCAATAATAGGTCCACACAAAGTGTATTGGCCAAAGACCCAGTATGATACCGGTGTTTCCGACTGTCATGATAAGGCATATCAACGGGCAGAAAATGATACCTGAAACAATACTTGGATATTAGGTTTAACACGCATTCCTGATATCATACTCTTTCGAGCAATGTCTCTTAACTAATAAATCAACTCCTGATATCAACATTAACATACCATTTCAAGATTGAACGCCGATTCTAATTTCTCAAAGCAACATTCTAaaaggggtgtattcaattgggaatttAAGAAATTTTAGTGGATTTTTAtaggggaactttaacgaaaagcacccggtactgttcactttaacgaaaaaccacatttttacactaaaaagtcaatcctgatactattcactttaccctttattttgtccttatcattaaaactcaaagttttcaaacatttttcattagttttccttttttatagagtttaattgatttgtagagaattcatgtaaaattttgattcaattacCTCAAAATCTCTTgggaagaggtgagatttgtggatgcttaaattacactacgaaatctctccaattccctctaattcctcaactttttcaaattctttcaaatcaaattataattgaatacatctagaatgttataaacttctttaaaatcctaattgaatacacctggatttctaaggattttaataaactatcttaaaatcttgattgaatacacgttgaatttcaaagaatcacttaaattcataaactatcttaaaatcctgattgaatacaaaTTGAATTTTAAAGAACCACTCAATACTATCCACAAGGCCGATACTTTTTATTACATGGAATGGATTCAAAACAGCCAAACAACTGCCAAGCCCGGAACGAGCAGAAGACATTCGACAAAAGGGAAACGAAAATCAAGAACCCGGGTTGTAAAATATTCAtgaaaaaacaacataaaagtTTCAAAAGGTTATCAATTCCCCATTAAAACTCAGAATTTAATCGAGAAAACAACCACATAAATCAGTTTTTGAGTTACCTTTAATGTTGCCAAGAATCAGAAGCCCTATGAAGTAAGGAAGAAAACAGATGAAGTTCCACAAAGAAGCCCAAACCCCCCTTGGAGGTTCCATCTTCCTTCTTACTCCTCAGTCCTCACCAAACCAGATCttcaaaaatcaatacaaactCATCTCATATTCCACTCCAATTCCGACCTGCAGGCAGTAAAAATTCAACCTTACTGACAGAAACAGTAAAACAAACCAATAAACAACAAAACCCAGTTCAGAAACTTACCCAAAATCTGTGATTCACTCTTCTTCTGgcttcaagttttgatttttgaaccttggagttgaaaaatatgaacATTAAATAGTACGAAATCACATGGGGTTTGTGATTTGTGAAACGATATGAAGGCGGTTGAAAAAACGTTTCGAATTGGTGGGAGGATTGTGAATGGTGGCGGGTACCGTCCAGGAATCAGGAGGAGGAGCTGGAGGAGGATGATGCTTAAGccatattttactttttatgtttCTGTTCACTTCAAAGCaaagcaacaaaaaataaatacgaAAAATACAATAAACAATTTGCACAAAGAACGAACACTACACAATGACTCGGACAACGCAGTCGCGTATTACCAtaagtaattttattttctttccttattTGATACAAAGTTACAAACgatactgaaaaaaaaaaagagagtagAGAGTTAAATTCGAGGCTCAGAGAGTAGAGAGTGAATAATTTTAACTCAACTACAAGTTTCGTGCCACTATTAATAGCAAGTAGTATATTGTATGGCTGATATCGATATCATCTTAATAAGTTGCTCATAATGTTGCATTATATTCGTTCGTAACACAAATATGCCGTTTTGTATTGACAGCAAAAAGTCTAAGTAGTGATTTTTGCAAACCCATTTTTAAGTAATGCACACCACTCTAATACTTAGAAAAACTAACAACAACTACAAAATCAAACGTTGTCTTACTAAGTGAGATTGACGGTATGAATTTTAGAATGACACTGCACTCAGACTAAAAAAAAAGTGCCTCATTTCCCTAGTGTAGATTTGTTATActaataattatttattttttttttaagtaataaCGTTATTTGAGAACATTTTCCGACTTAAATAATTTGAGattttcaaaccaaaacaatatttttataGATTTGATATATTTGTTTAGACAAAATCCAATCTACAGGCTCCACACACTTACCCAAAAGCATGTGAATTGATGTGTCCACGACAAGAATTTTGCTTGCAAATTGCAATAAACAATAATATTCTTTTCTAAACTGTCTAAAATTCCATCAATACCCCCTCTTAAAACGGATAAGGCCTTACTCGCGCTCTATAGTGGCCATGTATTCCTTCCATTTTAATTCTCCGAATTCTTCAATTACCTACGTTCAACCAAAAATTGAatagtcagaaattattttgatGTTCACTTTCATCTTCACCTCCttatgttcatcttcttccatgatCACTTTCTCGTGTTCATcctcttttctcttcttcaTCCCTCTCTCCAGCTTCAGAATTGAAGGATGCGGAAAATTTGGATGAAAGGATCCGAAGAGAATCCTAATCCCTCCAATTGAACCTAAGTTTTGGCATCCGATGAAATAGCAGTACTGTTGGTTAAACATAACAACACGCATCTGTCGAAATCTCAGTTGCTTTTGCGTGCCAACGAAGGTGAATTTTgtatctcttttttcttttgggtcgTTGGTCGTTGCCAACGCAGGAGTTTAGACCGGGGCCAAATGATTGGACTTTATCTGGAGATTGCCTAATGCTCAAGCGTCCAATTCTTGCTACTCCTTTACAACGGTGGTAACTTGCAAGCATCTTGAtcctgagaaaaaaaaaaaatacttgctTAATCAAGAAATTCTTAGGTCTTGTGTCACCCATGTAATCACACATACAAAGATACGAGTTTTGTATTGGGATCCTATACATCACTATAACGTGATTCACCAGCAGCTGAACCAAATAATTTCTTTGCTTGGTGGCATTTGTTAACCATCCAATAAAAGGAAAGAAGTATTCACTAACTTTTAAGTACCTTGAATCCTTTAcctgtttttcttgttttctttttatacgAATGATAATTACAATAAATTATCTAAATTAGATGAAACTAGACTCGAACTTGAGTACAAAAAAGAGCACGCTGCTCTAACTGCCAAGTTAGCTTAAAGTCCATTCAATTACAATAGCAAATTAACGCAAGTTaccaacaagaaaaataaattaaataattatttgtcttttgaattataaaagaataattatCACATAATTAATTGCAAGATGTCATGTTtaccaataaaaaaattgttatcaTGTCAAAATCACCCTCTTCTTTAAGGAAGCAGAAGATATTGATAAGGTAGAGCGAGATTCTCTTTCGATCTCACTGTCCTGAGCACAATGACCAAAAAATTCAAACCACTCAAATTGAATTTGACAGTTTTTGTTAACCCATTTCGCCGGCCCACTCCATACAAACCAATACCCAAATCTCTCTCTTGAACAATCCTGACTTTCTGATCATCGGACTCTCAGACAGTGAGGTCCGAAGAGGATCTCAGCTCGTTTAGATAATCCAGCATTGTACACAAaatattctctcttttttttattattattcttgTTACTTTAAACACAATAGAATCCAGATATTATTCTTCTACTTAACTTCCACCATATATTGCTGTAAGGGTTTCCGCCATATATTCCTTCTGGCACTTCAAAATGATCATTAATTAGCATCTAATCTATATTACTATATTCAAATCTTTAATTTGCTGCAGggaaaatgctaaggagaccacGTTCACTTGTATTACGTTGTATGAACTCTCAAATAGAAGAATAAATGTAGTCTCCGTAGCATTACAGCGTTTGACACAAGGAAGAAGTTTATCCACGTTGTAAGCAGAAAACGGACTGAATTTATACGAGTTGGATGTATTTGTTACAATGTAATCATGGGAGGTATACAGAGACGAATGAACAAAAATCAACGGAAAGTTCATACTTTGTAGTAACGAATACCTGGttgttttgtgtctttacaGCGTTTATTTCTTCGTTATCAAATGTTTTTGCATCTCTTGGGAGTTGTGAAACTTCTGAATTTTTATGAAACTTGGCTGGAAGTGTTCCTACCTTGCCCGTTCACCATTCTCTCTGGTGGGCGTTCCCCTAAAAGTCTTACATCAATGTTAGCTCCGGATTCCAGTGAGGACTGAACCACTGTGTCATAAGCTTTTGAAGAGAGGGCAAGGCGTTGAGTTCGAGCTCTCAAATATAGCTCATATGCAAGCCTTGGCTTCCCTTCCTTTGCGAGAGCCTCAATCATCATTTCGTATGTGACATGGTTTGGAGGGATGTTCTGAGCTTTCATGCGGTCAAACCAATCGTATGCAGCACTGCTAAAACCATTTCTTGCAAACCCACTGATAATGGCATTGTATGTGACAACAGTTGGCTCAATGCCTGCTGAAACCATGTCATCAATGATGGCATCTACCATGTTAGGTTTTCCATGGCCACTGAAAATCGAAGCCATAGTTGTGTAGGCATACAAGTTTGGCTTCAGACCAACCTTAAGCATATGTTCCCAAACCTGACGGGCCTCATCGTAGCGCTTACCCTTCTCGAGGGCACTAAGCAATGCCACGTAAGAAAGGATTGTGGGTTTCTGACCTTGCTCCACCATTCTCTTAAAAATTTTGACAGCAGCAGAAGTTTCAGCAGCCTTGGAACAGGCAACAAGAACCGCATTCCATTCCTTACTTCTTGGTTTAAGCCCCTTCTCTTCCATCTTGTTGAGCAACCTAACACCCCATTTCCAAATCGCTCTTTTTCTAGCTGCACTTAGCAGAACATTAAAGTGAGATACAATCAATTCATATGACATGTTATTTGGCTGCGGCCCCTTGTCCAACATATCCTCATAAATCTCCAAAGCTGCCCACCATTTCTTAGCCTTCCCCATCAACCAAATCGTATGGTTACACACGGCTAAACTTATGTCAGAATGCTTTTCTCTTATCCTACTATACAAATCTTTTGCTACAATATAATGTTCTTCGCGGGTACAAGCCCACAAAAGGCGCTCGTGCTCTGCCCTACCAAGTGGAACCCCAGCAATATCCATCTCTGTTAGCAGTTTGAGCACATTGGTGGTTAAGTTATCATCCCTCACAAGCCACCTTCGCATCACTTGGTAGCAAACGCGTTTTGTAAAGTTCTCAAGCTTCACAAACTCCTCTTCCCAGTCTACATCAGCATCTTTACCTATATGACCTTTACGATAATTTTCTCTAAACTCAACAAAGAACTTTAAAGCTCCATTCCCATCTTGCATTCGTTGATAAGCCAACAATGCTGTGGAGTACGATACTGAAGATGGAATCAGGCCCTTCTCTTGAATCTCCTCAAGGACATGAAGGGCCTCCATACTTTGTCCCCGTTCAATGTAAATCGCCATTTTAGTGTTGTAAGTTACAACATTCGGTACCACCCCTTCCCTAGTCATATCGCTCAATACCTTGTCAATTTCTCCGAATTGTCCAGATTGCTTCACTGCACCCAAAAGACTGTTATATATGAATAAGTTTGGGGTAACGAAACCATtagtttcttccttcttcctcttaAGCCACTCGACAATAGCAAAAGCGGAATCCATCAATCTGTCTCTTCCGAAACCCCTGATAATGGATGAGAATACTTGAAGGGGCAAATCACCCTTGTCCTTCAGAACCTCTTCAACATCGTCAGCTGTTTTCGCAAACTGTAAGCTTAGCGCCAGCGCACGCACGTCAATCTTTTCATTTCTCTGTTCCCAATTCTCTCCTTGACCTCCTATCCctattcatcatcatcattaccATCACGGCCCTTCCTTCCATCCACATTTCGATGAGCAACAACACCCTCACCCTCGCATTCACCCGACAACCTATTTTCCGGATTCGCTTCCTCCACAAGAACCACATTCCCAATTGCTTGCTTCTCCAATGCCCATGCTACCACAAACGAATCGCCAAATGAACCCTTCTTCGGCTCACAAAACCGAGCAAGTTTAAGTCTAGAGTGCCCAGAGAAGCACCCACATGCGAAACCAAATTTTCTGCTTCCATTGAAACCCTCACTCCCAAGTAAAACGTCACCATTTCCACCATTACAAACAGGAAAACCCACAACTTCAATCTTTTTCCTCCTACTTCTAGTTCTAAATTTACAAGAAGAACCAAGTTCAAATCCAACCTGGGGTACTTCCCAAGTGACTAAAGCTTGCATTTTTTCAGATATTTTTACAAGAAACCATACCAACCCGGAATTGAAATTCCTATGAAATTATATAATTTCCAGCAAAGTTTGCATTTTTACAGAATTCCCAGCTACTGCAAGAGATGGGGACATACCTGAACTCCTGATTGAAAAGCAGAAGCCAGATAAATATGGATaattttggagcttttggtgGAAGTGCTTATCAAAAGCAAGTAAATTTCTGAAGTGGGTTTGATCTCATTTCGCAGTGGTGCTGTGGTTTTCTCACAACCATTCAATTGAAATGCGATCAGTGGTGAGCTGAAAAATCAGTAAAAAACAACTGGAAAATGTTGGAAAAATTGGGCCTAATGTTCTTCAGAAAGTGGCCCTATACTTTTCTATTTAACATTGGGCTTAACGTTTCCATTACATATTGGGCCTATTTCCATTTGAACTTGCGCTTCACATTAATGATGAGtcttattcttattttatttacaaTTGGGTAAATATTTATGGAAATGCTTTTAAAGGCAGGCAATATGTGTTACGAtgaattacaattttttttttctttaaaagggGATAACTGGTGGcaaattataatttttcattgttttcggGGCTGGAAGGAATTAGTTAAGAATTCCACTTTATCCGTAATTACGATTAAGTAGATTTACAGCTTATAATGTATCGAACCCAAGAtctcttatttttctttaaaaagctATTATTCGCACTTTTTTTTACTGAGTCACTTGTCTCAATGAAGTTAAATAAAACATCATTACATACGTGTAAGTTAAATCTGAGAATTCATCAAACTAATTAGAAACCGAGTGCTACTATAAGACCATCTGGTCGAGCGCTAAAGATAGAGTTGAATATTTGCAAAAATGTTTGTGCATTGATCATTTCATAAACATGAAATGAATTTGAGACCTAAACCCCATATATGCCATTGTTCTTAtgattcgattttttttttctcttctttcttttataCACTTTTTAATTAtgttcttccaaaattttcttttaataattttaCCAAGAAAAATAAGATTAGTTGAGGTTATTATTCATGGGAAGCAAAATAAAATAGGATTTAATAATGTGGATATGTTCCTAATAAAATAATGACacctttttttttactgttaaaatatgttaataatgCAAGAACAAGAAGGGTGGTGTCAGTGTGATTGTTTGACAGTGGTTGGAAaactaaatattataaatagcaAGCAACTCAAGCacggagagatttttcagtgtattAATAATACAGTTAGGTATATTAAGTGtcataaaataattgaaaaaaaacttaattgtTCAGGTGTTCAACCACTTGTATTTGTTTTATGGTATTTGATTTGTGCAACGGTCATGTTTTTAGTACACTGAAAATCTCTCGTATGCTTGGAAGCCGGGGAGAAAGAAACTCAATAATTCATTTAATGCGCATAAAATCTGTTAGCTAGCTATATGATATATTCTTCCCACATTGGCATGCCAAACAAGAAGCAAATATGATGGGGTGCGTGAAAGAATCAATCTTGTGCTCAATGTTGTGTTGCATGCTTGATTTTTCATTATCACTTTTTGTAGTTTTGCATGGGCATGCATATAGCTTGCTCGATCGATCGATCTTCACAGCACTTTATCATATAATTAAGGGTATATAATCTTTCAAAATCTCTATCATTTCGATACGTACTTTTAAGGAATATATGATTGTTTGTTAAATCGCTCTTATTAGCAtatatcatatttttttattaccacATTTGTACTGGCTCTTTCACATAGATAGAGTTCATCCTAACACATGTGGATCTCATTCTCATCTGTAGTATAGAAGTGGTGCAAAAGTAGTATAAAAAATGTGGTAAGTGTAGCTTACTCAATTCactattttaaatgaaaattgaaTACATTAGACTATACCatgtgaaaaagaaaagaatacaaCCACATGgcattactaattcatatttcAAATAAAATTCGTGTTCTAACATTAGTGAGTAAACTAGGTATAGTAACACAACATGACAATGTGACAGTCTGATTATTAAGATTGGACATTTAAAAAAAGCAAAGATACAAGTAATGACCAAATGATTCGCTTGAAACGGTGCCTTGTAGCCCATACTAGGTTGCTACACATGCATGTATGAGAGAAGAGGCCCCATTTAAACTCTAATTCATAGTATATATGCATCGTGTGATGATTAATTCTCTAAAGTCCAAAACCTATGAGTTCATGTAATATATTTCTTCTTCTACGATCCACATGTGGGGTGTCAAACCTTGTGCATGCAACCTTTGTTTCTCTTATCCGACGTCCACCATGTGCTGGTATGGACATCAATTTGTCACTTTCGTGAATGCTCACAAAACAAACTTAATTGTCATTATCAAAGATGATTaacaaattacaaaaaacaataagCTTAATTAGCAACTCCATAACCGCTGCGGCTAATTAACAGTTGGCTTACAGGCTAACGGAATAAGTTATCGACTCCATGATTTAATTAGTGAATCTGCTTTTGATTACGGCTACTTATCCTTTAATTTAGGacgattaaaaaaattatggttaGCATTATATTCTGAATTGGACGAGGAAGTATTCAATGTTCAACACATTTGGACATGGTTGAAAGAAAGAGGAGAATTTTTTAGTTCGATGGAAACATGACTTAGGTATATCAATTGTCTTAATATAAGTGGTTGAAAAGATAACTTCAAGTATTCAACTACTTGTATTATGATACTTAATATATCGGATCATATTCCAGACATGCTTATTAATCTCTCAAAAAAGAGGAGATAGAATATAATTATTGTATAGGCTCCCTTGCATGTGGTTTGATGCCCTAGAGAGATTAGCCAACCACCCAGAAGAAAAAGTAAACCCAAAGGAAATCTTAAGCACCCACCTAACTGATAAACATATAAACCTAACAAAATCACAAATTACGGATGAAGACAAAAAAGCTAGCTTTActcattttcaatttaattGAACATATTCCATACGCCACATTAATTTGAGatctatttttcatttttaaagaGATCTATCAATTGGCTCTCAACATGCTAAATCGTATATTGGATGCTGATTCTTAACTTAGGTCATATATAGCTCTAAATAAATTACGAACTTAATTAGCCAGGGCCCGTCTGAAAGTGTTTACTCGATAGGCTCTTCTGCTTTCAATTATATAGAGGAACTCTTCTAAGAACAAGATCAAACGATTATATACTCTCTTTTTTCATagaaatgaaattttatataCTCATAACATAATTCGTAGCACTTTCTATGAATCATGATCAAAATTATAGAACCCTACTATATTTTAGTATATCATTTCTAATAAAATCTCCCACACACCGTTTAGGTTCTCAAAAAATACACAAGAATTATTGCTAAATCACCAAAGGatcatacatatattttttcaaAGACAAACTGATTGAGCAATTGAGTATGTGCTTGGGCCGCCAATCATGCAACCGTGTTCCTAAGCACCCACCCCATGTGCACTTGGCCTTCCATAAAATAAGCAGAGAGAAACCACGCCCATATTGTCCCTCTTGTGGCATCCTCTCATTGGCCAACCACTACTTTTTGCAACACTCCTTCGGGCGGCTTGTATTTAACTGATGTCCTTATTATATTTTGCCCTAGTTAATATAATGTGAATTTCCCTAATTATTGCTTATATTAAGCTGCCAACTCCAACACTCTGAACTCCCCATTTCCTCTCATTTCTCCTGAGCAGTTTGGGTAGTTGAGAgaaaaaagcacaaaaaaagTGCTTGTGGAAAAAAGCATAGAAAATTTGAAGGATGATTAAGTTGAGGTCAAACAGGTTTTGCAGAAGCTTTAGCAGTTGCAAGCtcatcagcagcagcagcagtagTAAAAGCAAGAGTAAAGCTGCTGATCAAAAGGAGTTTGGAGGAGGGAATATTAATAACAATGGTGAAATCAAATGGGAGCGTCGGCCGGGAGGCATGCTTGTTCAGACAAGGGAGACAGCGGCCGAAAGCAGTGCCGGAGAAGGCATGATCACGGTTCGAGTGTCAACTGTGTCTCATTTCCATGACATCTCCATTGAAGCCACTTCCACATTTGGTAATTAAGCCTTCTCTCTCCTTGTTTAGCGAAACTCACCTAACGGGAATGTCATTGTAGTGATAGCCTTAATGAATCACACACTgtcatatattttaaatttctcACATAGCAATGCGTGGTTGACTGAAGATACCGTCATAATGGCATCACTTGGAATGTTCTTCTCTTAATTTATTTATGAGCTAGAAAATCAAATAATCAAGTGCTAATCTTGGTTTTGATTCATTTGTTCTCTGCAGGCGAATTAAAGATGATACTGTCGCTGGTGACTGGTATGGAGGCAAGAGAGCAAAGGCTTCTTtacaaaggaaaacaaagagAGGATGGTGAATATTTACACATGGTTGGAGttagagacaaggagaaagtgCTTCTGCTTCAAGATCCAGCTATCAAGGAAATGAAGCTTCTTCATGGAATTGGAACTCCTTCGACTTGTCGTTCGATTCGTGTTTGAGAAATTGAGAATCATGAGATTATCTTTAGTTAATCTCTGTTCATTACTAACCAAAAAGTGTAATATGCCTTCCTCTGATGGAGAAAAATGTTTGATAGGGTTGTCGGATCAGGGCAGATGCACACTTAATTAACGTGACTAAAATATAAAGATGTCTCATGTTTTTATAAGATGTGTCCTATGAATGATGTGATCGATGATCATTCTAAAGTTTTTCTCCGTCTCATGACTTGGCTAGCTAAATTATGTTATGAGATAATAGCTAGGGACTTTAATTTTATGTAACATTTTGTGTCGGTTGGGGCTTTCTGCAACTAAAAATTGTAAGCCACTGAAATGCTGATCCTTGTAAGCTTTGTAATGACTGATGGCATAAACTCTGCTATGTTTATAAAAACAGAAATGTTGattcc
This window harbors:
- the LOC126634219 gene encoding BAG family molecular chaperone regulator 2-like — protein: MIKLRSNRFCRSFSSCKLISSSSSSKSKSKAADQKEFGGGNINNNGEIKWERRPGGMLVQTRETAAESSAGEGMITVRVSTVSHFHDISIEATSTFGELKMILSLVTGMEAREQRLLYKGKQREDGEYLHMVGVRDKEKVLLLQDPAIKEMKLLHGIGTPSTCRSIRV